In Terriglobia bacterium, a single window of DNA contains:
- a CDS encoding pseudouridine synthase — MALERLQKILASAGIASRRKAEELITSGRISVNGETITTLGSKADLATDDIRVDGTRVQAPQQHVYIMLYKPREFVTTVSDPEGRPTVMDLVRDVRERVFPIGRLDYHSEGLLLLTNDGELMQLLTAPTSHVPKTYLVKVSGQPSEEELNKLRAGIKLPAEPSMTKGRGRRRPGESRRSFAVTTLPSKVGIVREGNNPWYEITLTEGRNRQIRRMFEEIGHHVEKIKRVRYGPLTLNVEPGQWRLLTPPEVSKLRASLSKPLEIRPPRKEEELGPRDIRKLAERVIGKSKQLRPRREWPERPPKREFRGRDQERADERRPKEFGAARPRRQFGENRPPREDRPSRQGRPQREGRFDRDRGPRRDRESPRREDRFQKSEVRFPKGPRREGSFRSDGGSKREGSYGREGRPKREGGFTRPPREGGSTRGPRREGGSRTEGKGPGRFGKRPGGFDKRPGGFGKRSGGFGKSPRPGGRRGPRNSGD, encoded by the coding sequence ATGGCCTTAGAACGTCTGCAGAAGATCCTGGCCTCCGCTGGCATAGCATCCCGCCGCAAGGCTGAGGAGCTCATCACCAGCGGACGCATTTCCGTCAACGGCGAGACCATCACTACTCTCGGCTCAAAAGCCGACCTCGCGACCGATGACATTCGTGTCGACGGAACCCGTGTCCAAGCCCCGCAGCAGCACGTCTACATCATGCTTTACAAGCCCCGGGAGTTCGTGACCACCGTCAGCGATCCCGAAGGCCGCCCCACCGTGATGGACCTCGTCCGCGACGTTCGCGAGCGCGTCTTTCCCATCGGTCGTCTCGATTACCATTCCGAGGGCTTGCTGCTCCTGACCAACGATGGCGAACTGATGCAGCTCCTCACGGCACCGACATCGCATGTCCCGAAAACCTATCTCGTGAAGGTCAGCGGCCAACCGTCCGAAGAAGAACTCAACAAGCTCCGCGCTGGCATCAAGCTCCCTGCCGAACCTTCGATGACCAAGGGCCGCGGCCGCCGCCGCCCAGGCGAGAGCCGCCGCTCCTTCGCTGTCACAACGCTTCCATCAAAAGTCGGCATTGTCCGCGAAGGCAATAATCCCTGGTATGAGATCACACTCACGGAGGGCCGCAACCGCCAGATCCGCCGTATGTTCGAAGAAATTGGACACCACGTCGAGAAGATCAAGCGTGTCCGCTACGGCCCACTGACGCTCAATGTCGAACCGGGCCAATGGCGCCTGCTCACTCCCCCGGAAGTTTCAAAGCTCCGCGCCTCACTCAGCAAACCACTGGAAATCCGTCCTCCTCGCAAAGAGGAGGAACTTGGTCCCCGCGACATCCGCAAACTCGCCGAGCGCGTGATCGGCAAGAGCAAGCAATTGCGTCCGCGACGCGAATGGCCCGAGCGCCCGCCCAAACGAGAATTCCGCGGCCGAGATCAGGAGCGCGCCGATGAGCGTCGGCCTAAAGAATTCGGTGCAGCCCGTCCACGTCGCCAATTCGGAGAAAATCGTCCGCCTCGCGAAGACCGTCCTTCCCGCCAAGGCCGCCCACAACGGGAAGGCAGATTCGATCGCGACCGCGGCCCCCGTCGTGACCGCGAGAGCCCTCGTCGTGAAGATCGCTTCCAGAAATCAGAAGTCCGTTTCCCGAAAGGCCCCCGGCGCGAAGGCAGCTTCCGTAGCGATGGTGGATCGAAACGCGAAGGCAGTTATGGGCGTGAAGGTCGACCCAAGCGCGAAGGTGGCTTCACTCGACCTCCTCGCGAAGGTGGTTCTACTCGCGGTCCTCGCCGTGAAGGCGGATCGCGCACCGAAGGCAAGGGCCCAGGCCGCTTCGGCAAACGTCCGGGCGGTTTCGATAAACGTCCCGGTGGTTTCGGAAAACGTTCTGGTGGTTTTGGCAAGAGTCCCAGGCCGGGTGGCCGGCGCGGTCCTAGAAACTCAGGAGATTAG
- the scpB gene encoding SMC-Scp complex subunit ScpB translates to MSLKAKIEAIIYAAEEPISLADITALVKDMVLAEEAAEAARTGATEPTEEIPAEPVGEQESSPEPAESVEPDATAEVPVPEPAKKRREKKEPTEDQRVKGKVREIIDALIAEYDAADRGMEIRQVAGGYRMSTKPEHHDVVRAFAKSLKPPVRLSLAALETLAVIAYKQPVTVPEISEIRGVESAGVIGTLLDRKLITTAGRKQVIGRPILYKTTKEFLLRFGLDNVSELPSMEEFEKIASDGQGELFTPQSPPEAAPAATESAPIEGSGEPATLEPGAEAANAGVPVAEQASEGVAPTTESPMTSE, encoded by the coding sequence ATGTCACTGAAGGCAAAGATCGAAGCAATCATCTACGCGGCCGAGGAACCCATCTCTCTCGCCGACATCACCGCGCTCGTCAAAGACATGGTGCTGGCCGAAGAAGCTGCCGAAGCCGCACGCACCGGCGCCACCGAACCGACAGAAGAAATCCCGGCTGAACCCGTCGGGGAACAAGAGTCTTCTCCAGAACCGGCCGAGAGCGTCGAACCCGATGCCACGGCTGAAGTCCCCGTCCCCGAACCTGCCAAGAAAAGGCGCGAGAAGAAGGAACCCACCGAAGACCAACGGGTGAAAGGGAAGGTTCGCGAAATCATCGACGCTCTCATCGCTGAGTACGACGCAGCCGATCGCGGCATGGAAATCCGCCAGGTCGCCGGTGGCTATCGCATGTCGACGAAGCCTGAGCACCACGACGTTGTGCGTGCCTTCGCCAAGAGCCTTAAGCCGCCCGTCCGCCTCTCGCTCGCCGCCCTCGAAACCCTCGCCGTGATCGCATACAAGCAGCCAGTCACGGTCCCCGAAATCAGCGAAATCCGCGGCGTCGAATCCGCCGGCGTGATCGGTACCCTGCTCGACCGCAAACTCATCACCACCGCCGGTCGCAAGCAGGTTATCGGACGCCCTATCCTCTACAAGACGACCAAGGAATTCCTGCTCCGCTTCGGACTCGACAACGTCTCCGAACTGCCCAGCATGGAAGAGTTCGAAAAGATCGCCAGCGACGGCCAGGGCGAACTCTTCACCCCACAATCTCCCCCCGAAGCCGCCCCGGCCGCAACCGAATCGGCTCCCATCGAAGGCAGCGGCGAGCCCGCCACCCTCGAACCCGGCGCCGAAGCCGCCAACGCCGGCGTCCCCGTCGCCGAACAAGCCTCGGAAGGCGTGGCTCCGACGACCGAATCTCCGATGACTTCCGAGTAA
- a CDS encoding segregation/condensation protein A produces the protein MAEVENTTHSVPANSSTSSPTPAGVAQVPKKPVDEKEPFPFAVTVSQVYDGPLDLLLDLVRKQNIDIYDIPIAKITAQYLYYVENMKQLDVDVAAEFIYMASLLIHIKSKMLLPRDPDASPGEDPRTELVDRLLEHERFKTAAQMLLQKQQIEDAVLSNPALKEFRDAEGTEPELAADVIDLVKTFQQILERAKVRPMIDVNEETVTVGQMIEFVRRRMMIEDRPVRLRQLLRNLHSHQALICAFLALLELIRLQAILARQDKTFGDIVLKKHTMFDSVLGDTSTVKDDWR, from the coding sequence GTGGCTGAAGTCGAGAACACAACGCACTCAGTGCCCGCGAACAGCTCCACCTCATCGCCAACGCCGGCGGGCGTGGCACAGGTTCCGAAGAAACCTGTCGACGAGAAAGAGCCGTTCCCGTTCGCTGTCACCGTCAGCCAAGTTTACGACGGCCCGCTCGACCTCCTGCTCGACCTCGTTCGCAAGCAGAACATCGACATCTACGACATCCCGATCGCGAAGATTACCGCGCAGTATCTCTACTACGTCGAGAACATGAAGCAGCTCGACGTCGATGTCGCCGCCGAGTTCATCTACATGGCCTCGCTGCTCATCCACATCAAGTCGAAGATGCTGCTCCCGCGCGATCCCGACGCGTCACCAGGTGAAGACCCGCGCACCGAACTCGTCGATCGCCTGCTCGAGCACGAACGCTTCAAGACCGCCGCGCAGATGCTCCTGCAAAAGCAGCAGATCGAAGATGCCGTCCTGAGCAATCCGGCACTGAAAGAATTTCGCGACGCCGAGGGCACAGAGCCCGAACTGGCCGCCGATGTCATCGATCTCGTAAAAACGTTCCAGCAGATCCTCGAGCGCGCCAAGGTTCGCCCGATGATCGACGTCAATGAAGAAACCGTCACCGTCGGCCAGATGATCGAATTCGTCCGTCGCCGCATGATGATCGAGGATCGCCCAGTGCGTTTGAGACAACTCTTGCGCAACCTGCACTCGCACCAGGCCCTGATCTGCGCGTTCCTCGCGCTGCTCGAACTGATCCGTCTGCAGGCGATCCTGGCACGCCAGGACAAAACTTTCGGCGACATCGTGCTCAAAAAGCACACCATGTTCGACTCGGTACTCGGTGACACCAGCACCGTCAAAGACGACTGGCGCTAG
- the trpS gene encoding tryptophan--tRNA ligase translates to MTVSKPKTKGRILSGMRPTGKLHLGHYVGALQNWVRLQENFDCFYFVADWHALTTDYADTTRVKQSSIEIVTDFLAAGLDPEKSTLFIQSHVPQHAELHLLFSMVTPLGWLERVPTYKEQRENIKDKDLGTYGFLGYPLLQSADILIYQADFVPVGEDQVPHVELTREVARRFNQFYTLDQPIQRHAFKSATESVTINTREVFPEPQPLLTPAAKLPGTDGRKMSKSYGNSILLSDPEPVVRQKLKTMVTDPARVRRTDPGNPDVCPVGDLHKIFSDAATLEWVNAGCRSAGIGCIECKSRAADNLLKVLNPIQERRRPYEEKPRLVWDILEAGSAKARTVAEHTMELARKAAHLSHEYEAPQVNSAEGSK, encoded by the coding sequence ATGACTGTCTCGAAACCAAAAACCAAGGGCCGCATCCTCAGCGGCATGAGACCCACCGGTAAGCTTCACCTCGGCCACTACGTCGGCGCCCTGCAGAACTGGGTTCGCCTGCAGGAAAATTTCGACTGCTTCTACTTCGTTGCCGATTGGCACGCGCTTACCACCGACTACGCCGACACCACGCGCGTCAAGCAAAGCTCCATCGAAATCGTCACTGACTTTCTCGCCGCCGGTCTCGACCCCGAAAAGTCGACGCTCTTCATCCAGTCGCACGTTCCGCAGCACGCCGAGCTTCATCTGCTCTTCAGCATGGTCACGCCCCTCGGCTGGCTCGAACGCGTCCCCACGTACAAAGAGCAGCGCGAGAACATCAAGGACAAGGACCTCGGCACCTACGGCTTCCTCGGCTACCCGCTGCTGCAATCCGCCGACATCCTGATCTACCAGGCTGATTTCGTCCCCGTCGGAGAGGACCAGGTCCCGCACGTCGAACTCACGCGCGAAGTCGCGCGCCGCTTCAACCAGTTCTACACGCTCGACCAGCCGATCCAGCGCCACGCCTTCAAGTCGGCGACCGAATCGGTCACCATCAACACGCGGGAGGTTTTCCCCGAGCCGCAGCCGCTGCTCACACCAGCCGCGAAGCTCCCCGGAACCGACGGCCGCAAGATGTCGAAGTCGTACGGCAACTCCATCCTGCTGAGTGATCCCGAACCAGTCGTCCGCCAGAAATTGAAGACAATGGTGACCGACCCCGCTCGCGTCCGCCGCACCGATCCCGGCAATCCCGACGTCTGCCCCGTCGGCGACCTCCACAAGATTTTTAGTGACGCCGCCACGCTCGAATGGGTCAATGCAGGCTGTCGCAGCGCCGGAATCGGCTGCATCGAGTGCAAGAGCCGCGCTGCCGACAACTTGCTTAAGGTCCTTAATCCCATCCAGGAACGCCGCCGTCCTTATGAGGAAAAACCCAGGCTGGTTTGGGATATCCTTGAGGCCGGCTCTGCGAAAGCCCGGACCGTCGCCGAGCACACCATGGAGTTGGCGCGCAAGGCAGCCCACCTCTCGCACGAGTACGAGGCGCCCCAAGTCAATTCTGCCGAGGGATCGAAGTAG
- a CDS encoding site-2 protease family protein: MNPHYVDYAYEAVAFLFAISVHESAHAWMAAKRGDPTAAMLGRVTLNPIKHIDIIGTIVLPIIALVSGFPMIGWAKPTPVNPRNFKNVVVDDILTSVAGPVSNFLVVIFALIVLFIIGIIGRATAAISGESVLTPISMMFFYLAEINVLLGVFNLIPLPPLDGSHVLRHALSGSALRAYDTVGTMGLFVLVFFGDKLLWLLLGPPQQFVAVSAQRLLGS; encoded by the coding sequence ATGAACCCCCATTACGTCGATTATGCCTATGAGGCGGTAGCTTTCCTGTTCGCCATAAGCGTGCACGAATCGGCTCACGCGTGGATGGCAGCCAAGCGGGGCGATCCTACGGCAGCGATGTTGGGCCGGGTGACCCTCAACCCCATCAAGCACATCGACATTATTGGCACGATCGTTCTTCCCATTATTGCGCTCGTCAGCGGCTTTCCCATGATCGGATGGGCCAAGCCCACCCCCGTCAATCCGCGAAATTTCAAAAATGTAGTCGTGGACGACATACTCACGTCCGTTGCCGGTCCTGTCAGCAACTTCCTCGTCGTTATATTCGCCCTCATCGTCCTGTTCATTATCGGCATCATCGGCCGTGCCACTGCAGCCATAAGCGGCGAATCAGTCCTGACGCCTATCTCCATGATGTTCTTCTACCTGGCAGAGATTAACGTTCTGCTCGGCGTCTTCAACCTCATCCCGCTGCCCCCGCTGGACGGCAGCCACGTTCTGCGCCACGCGCTCTCCGGATCCGCCTTGCGCGCCTACGACACCGTTGGCACTATGGGTTTGTTCGTCCTCGTGTTCTTCGGCGACAAGCTTCTCTGGCTTTTGCTCGGACCTCCTCAGCAATTCGTGGCCGTTTCCGCCCAGCGTTTGTTAGGCTCTTAA
- a CDS encoding AsmA family protein: MAKVVRRHIPGLIILVIFLALVLPPFVNLGRYRAYIADAMSRALERPVTFGSISLRLLPQPGFDLENFTIGDDPAYSAEPILRADQVTAYLRISSLWRGRLELARLSLSYPSLNLVRLNDGNWNVESLLYHASKTAAAPTTAIRPQSRPRFPYIEASDGRINFKYGLEKQVFAFTEAKFSVWSPGENELRLRLEAKPVRTDIPVADTGLVRAEGTLRRADRLRDTQVDMSVGVERSQLGQLTRLIFGRDRGWRGALDLSGHLTGTPADLNFVTDTSLQDFRRYDIMQGEALNLHSRCTGQLSSIRQSVDNVQCVIPTGDGNVTLQGSMQGWKADSYAVALDADKVPMNWVTSVARHAKRDLPNDLTADGLVSGKFELSRDANSPQPVLTGAGETTGFVLKSSLLNSDLTLGKIQLATAEPPKKKSKTPFEPRLEVEPFAVALGLATPAIASGWFSREGYDFTVTGEGEVARILNLARTAGVGVPRIQLKGTATLNAHLAGEWRGFVQSSATGNMAVKNLTAEVPGIAAPVKIASADVLLQQNTVTLRKMNAELGTLKATGTATFPRHCEDDQPCVSQVDLQADDITLDEVNRLLNPRLKKRPWYRLFGTSGEHSVLASWDADGTLAIKHLVAKSLSADKVSMNFDLHHGKLALKNVQAHVFGGTDIGNWNADFTGDQPRYSGTGTVSGVSLADVAALGKDSWGTGTVSGTYEVKLSGWQASDLYASAKGGCRFQWRNGTLRHLTLDGRTPAVRFPLWDGSCEWSPEGFRVSASKMRTVSGIYEVSGTVQPTKDLQLEFIRADGTAYQVTGTLEKPRVTATPAARTAEAALHR, encoded by the coding sequence ATGGCCAAGGTAGTTCGGCGGCACATCCCGGGATTGATCATCCTGGTGATTTTCCTCGCCTTGGTGCTCCCCCCGTTCGTCAACCTGGGACGCTATCGCGCCTACATTGCCGATGCCATGAGCCGCGCCCTCGAGCGTCCCGTCACGTTCGGCTCGATTAGCCTTCGCCTTCTCCCGCAGCCAGGCTTTGATCTCGAAAACTTCACTATCGGCGACGATCCCGCCTACAGCGCCGAGCCGATCCTTCGCGCCGACCAGGTTACCGCCTACCTCCGAATCAGTTCCCTCTGGCGGGGACGCCTGGAGTTGGCACGCCTCAGCCTCAGCTATCCCAGTCTTAACCTCGTTCGGCTGAACGACGGCAACTGGAACGTCGAGTCGCTTCTCTATCACGCGTCGAAAACCGCTGCCGCCCCGACGACCGCCATCCGACCCCAGTCGCGTCCGCGTTTTCCGTATATAGAAGCCAGCGATGGCCGGATTAATTTCAAGTACGGCCTTGAAAAGCAGGTCTTCGCCTTTACCGAAGCGAAATTTTCCGTCTGGAGTCCCGGCGAGAACGAACTGCGCCTGCGCCTGGAAGCAAAGCCCGTACGCACTGACATTCCCGTAGCCGATACCGGCCTCGTTCGCGCCGAGGGCACTCTTCGCCGCGCCGACCGGTTGCGGGACACCCAAGTCGACATGAGCGTCGGGGTCGAGCGCAGCCAGCTTGGCCAGCTAACCCGGCTCATCTTCGGCCGGGACCGCGGCTGGCGCGGAGCACTCGACCTCTCCGGCCACCTGACCGGAACCCCTGCCGATCTCAATTTTGTCACCGACACTTCGCTTCAGGATTTCCGCCGGTACGACATCATGCAAGGCGAAGCGCTCAACCTTCATTCGCGCTGCACAGGGCAGCTCAGCAGCATCCGCCAATCCGTCGACAATGTCCAATGCGTGATTCCAACCGGCGACGGTAACGTCACTCTGCAAGGCTCAATGCAGGGGTGGAAAGCCGATTCTTATGCCGTCGCACTCGATGCCGACAAAGTCCCCATGAACTGGGTGACGTCCGTAGCTCGTCATGCTAAGCGCGACCTTCCCAACGACCTCACTGCTGACGGTCTCGTATCCGGGAAGTTCGAACTCAGCAGGGATGCCAACTCCCCACAGCCTGTACTCACCGGCGCAGGCGAGACCACAGGTTTCGTTCTAAAATCATCGCTCCTCAACTCCGATCTCACGCTCGGCAAGATTCAACTGGCAACCGCCGAACCACCAAAGAAGAAATCGAAAACTCCCTTCGAGCCCCGCCTCGAAGTCGAACCGTTTGCCGTCGCCCTTGGGCTCGCAACACCGGCGATTGCCTCTGGATGGTTTTCCCGCGAGGGATATGACTTCACCGTGACCGGTGAGGGAGAGGTCGCTCGTATCTTGAATCTTGCCCGAACCGCCGGCGTCGGCGTGCCTCGAATCCAGTTGAAGGGCACAGCAACTCTGAACGCACATTTGGCCGGAGAGTGGAGGGGCTTCGTACAATCCAGCGCAACCGGCAATATGGCGGTGAAGAACCTCACCGCCGAGGTTCCCGGCATCGCCGCCCCAGTTAAGATCGCCTCCGCCGACGTCCTGCTTCAGCAGAACACGGTCACCCTGCGGAAAATGAATGCTGAGCTTGGCACGCTGAAGGCCACCGGAACCGCTACCTTTCCGCGGCACTGTGAAGACGACCAGCCCTGCGTCTCCCAGGTAGACCTGCAGGCCGACGACATCACCTTGGACGAAGTCAATCGCTTACTGAATCCTCGCCTGAAAAAGCGTCCGTGGTATCGACTGTTCGGTACCAGCGGCGAGCACTCGGTTCTTGCATCGTGGGATGCCGACGGCACGCTCGCCATCAAGCATCTCGTCGCCAAGTCTCTTTCTGCCGACAAGGTCAGCATGAATTTCGACCTGCATCATGGCAAGCTGGCCTTGAAGAATGTTCAGGCCCATGTCTTCGGGGGCACGGATATTGGGAACTGGAACGCCGACTTCACTGGCGACCAGCCACGCTACAGCGGCACAGGGACCGTCTCCGGCGTTTCTTTGGCCGATGTGGCTGCTCTGGGGAAGGATTCGTGGGGGACAGGGACGGTTAGCGGCACCTACGAAGTCAAACTGTCGGGTTGGCAGGCCTCGGACCTGTACGCCAGCGCGAAGGGGGGCTGCCGGTTCCAATGGCGCAACGGCACGCTCCGCCATCTCACCTTAGACGGTCGCACTCCCGCCGTCCGGTTTCCTCTCTGGGACGGAAGCTGCGAATGGTCCCCTGAAGGTTTCCGTGTTTCTGCAAGCAAAATGCGGACGGTTTCCGGCATCTATGAGGTTAGCGGAACCGTACAGCCGACGAAGGACCTGCAACTCGAGTTCATTCGAGCCGACGGTACCGCATATCAGGTCACTGGCACCCTGGAGAAACCGCGCGTGACCGCGACTCCCGCTGCCCGGACTGCCGAGGCTGCCCTGCATCGATGA
- the lepB gene encoding signal peptidase I, producing the protein MAKDILEPKKKSKVKQKAVEPEKPPKPKETTAEFIQSIAALLAVGLFIITFCLQAFEIPSSSMENTLLIGDHVFVDRVNLAPPTHWIDHLIPYRNPKRGDIVVFLSPSTPGLYVVKRVIGVPGDHIHLQNKTVYLNGQPLDEKYVRHIDPNIIPYRDDFPAVSPEPGMDVTPEWQLTMPSHLEGGDLVVPPGEYFGMGDNRDVSLDSRYWGFIPRANIIGRPMFIYWSFEEPAGQYERTSLGDRVSYMFHVIFHFFDQTRWSRMFRVVH; encoded by the coding sequence GTGGCAAAAGACATCCTCGAGCCGAAGAAGAAGTCCAAGGTCAAACAGAAAGCAGTCGAACCGGAAAAGCCGCCCAAGCCGAAAGAAACCACGGCGGAGTTTATCCAGTCCATAGCTGCCCTGCTTGCTGTCGGCTTGTTCATCATCACCTTCTGCCTTCAGGCGTTCGAGATTCCTTCCAGTTCCATGGAGAACACGCTCCTTATCGGCGATCACGTCTTCGTTGACCGTGTCAACCTCGCTCCGCCGACACACTGGATCGACCACCTGATCCCCTATCGCAATCCCAAGCGCGGCGACATCGTCGTCTTCCTCTCGCCGTCAACTCCGGGCCTCTATGTCGTCAAACGCGTGATCGGCGTTCCCGGAGACCACATTCACCTTCAGAACAAAACCGTTTACCTGAACGGCCAACCCCTCGATGAGAAGTACGTTCGGCACATCGACCCGAACATCATCCCCTACCGCGATGACTTTCCCGCGGTCTCACCAGAGCCGGGGATGGATGTTACGCCGGAGTGGCAGCTCACGATGCCCTCGCACTTAGAGGGCGGCGATCTCGTCGTTCCGCCCGGTGAGTACTTTGGAATGGGTGACAATCGCGACGTAAGTCTCGATAGCCGTTACTGGGGATTCATTCCACGGGCGAATATAATCGGACGCCCCATGTTCATCTACTGGTCGTTTGAAGAGCCTGCCGGGCAATACGAACGAACCTCTCTCGGTGACCGAGTCTCATACATGTTCCACGTGATCTTCCATTTCTTTGACCAGACACGCTGGTCGCGGATGTTCCGAGTGGTGCATTAA
- the lepB gene encoding signal peptidase I, producing the protein MNETGNQFAPETQPTASPSADVEAPTLPETAAPVSVTEPPPIPASDRNHEPDTGWVGTVQSLLVTVIIAVFVITFIVQAFQIPSESMENTLLIGDYLLVDKAHYGPAGIWDWLIPYQKIKRGDIIVFRYPVNPSQHFVKRVIGVPGDHIRLIDKQVFVNGKPLNEPYAIHSQSVVIPFRDDFPNGDLGPEHLGGAWARELLRLTEDHQLIVPRNCYFAMGDNRDESYDSRYWGFVPRENIVGRPLLIYWSVRQRNPADVYTDEGTADDKLAGLISRIERGWHSMRWHRMFTLVR; encoded by the coding sequence GTGAACGAAACCGGCAATCAATTCGCCCCGGAAACGCAACCGACGGCATCCCCATCTGCCGACGTCGAAGCACCGACCCTACCCGAAACCGCCGCACCGGTTTCGGTCACCGAGCCCCCGCCCATTCCTGCCTCCGACCGAAACCACGAACCTGATACCGGGTGGGTCGGCACGGTTCAGTCCCTTCTCGTGACGGTCATCATCGCGGTGTTCGTGATTACCTTCATCGTGCAGGCATTCCAGATTCCCTCGGAATCGATGGAGAACACGCTGCTCATCGGCGATTACCTGCTGGTCGACAAGGCTCATTACGGTCCTGCCGGCATCTGGGACTGGCTGATTCCTTACCAGAAGATCAAGCGCGGCGACATTATCGTCTTCCGTTATCCCGTGAACCCTTCGCAGCACTTCGTCAAGCGAGTGATTGGAGTCCCTGGCGACCACATCCGCCTCATTGACAAGCAGGTATTCGTCAATGGCAAGCCGCTAAACGAACCCTACGCCATTCACAGCCAGAGCGTTGTCATTCCATTCCGCGACGATTTTCCCAACGGCGACCTTGGGCCAGAGCACCTTGGTGGCGCCTGGGCCCGCGAGTTGCTGCGCCTCACCGAGGATCATCAACTTATCGTTCCGCGGAACTGCTATTTCGCCATGGGAGACAATCGTGACGAGAGCTACGATAGCCGCTACTGGGGCTTCGTTCCTCGCGAAAACATCGTCGGCCGCCCGCTTCTCATTTACTGGTCGGTCCGCCAGCGCAATCCCGCCGATGTGTATACGGATGAGGGCACTGCAGATGATAAACTGGCAGGTCTGATATCCCGTATCGAGCGCGGTTGGCATTCTATGCGCTGGCACAGAATGTTCACTCTCGTTCGCTAA
- the rnc gene encoding ribonuclease III, producing the protein MTAPALNALETKLGHSFKNRALLEQALTHSSHARENQGMGPDNEQMEFVGDAVLGLVTSLELFRRFPEHQEGHLSKLKAHLVSTEHLVRAAKRLGIGQYLRLGRGEEKSGGRAKATLLADSLEAILAALYLDAGLPVAEKFILNRILAPEFRRLERHPDEAPSVADYKSRLQEFVHATGRPQPVYALLKEHGPAHRRTFTVEARVQSRTGDVEFSASGRGSTKKRAEQNAAHRVLTHFEAQRQAETQATPA; encoded by the coding sequence ATGACAGCACCCGCCCTCAATGCGCTCGAGACGAAGCTCGGCCATAGCTTCAAGAATCGCGCACTGCTCGAACAGGCTCTGACGCACAGTTCTCATGCTCGGGAAAATCAGGGCATGGGCCCTGACAATGAGCAGATGGAGTTCGTAGGCGACGCCGTTCTGGGTCTGGTGACCAGCTTGGAACTCTTCCGTCGCTTCCCCGAGCATCAGGAGGGGCATCTCTCGAAGCTCAAAGCGCACCTGGTGAGCACCGAGCATCTCGTACGCGCGGCCAAGCGTCTCGGTATCGGGCAATACCTTCGTTTAGGCCGTGGCGAAGAAAAGAGCGGCGGACGCGCCAAGGCCACCCTACTCGCCGACTCGCTCGAAGCCATTCTCGCCGCGCTCTATCTGGATGCCGGTCTTCCTGTCGCGGAGAAATTCATCCTCAACCGCATCCTCGCGCCGGAATTTCGGCGCTTGGAAAGGCATCCGGACGAAGCTCCGAGCGTCGCCGATTACAAATCCCGCTTGCAGGAATTCGTCCACGCCACCGGTCGTCCTCAGCCCGTCTATGCACTCTTGAAGGAACATGGTCCGGCTCACCGGCGTACATTTACTGTGGAGGCTCGCGTGCAATCACGAACCGGTGACGTCGAATTCTCCGCCAGCGGACGAGGATCTACCAAGAAGCGCGCCGAGCAGAACGCAGCTCATCGCGTCCTGACGCATTTTGAGGCGCAGCGGCAGGCAGAAACACAGGCCACGCCAGCGTGA
- a CDS encoding zf-HC2 domain-containing protein: MTCSEAKPQFSSYMDHSISGKRMHEISEHLNSCRACRSEFTLLCNTQKLVSGLGRRQPPRDLALKLRVMISQELAQSRKKPFEGLRLRFENTFNAFMVPATAGMISAIIIFGLLIGVLYPAQISRANNDVPTLLYTPPELTFSPFGLEMNGINADSLVVEAYVDANGRVQDYRILSAPEDAKDLVPELNKMLIFTTFRPATAFGKPTNGRAVLSFAKVNVRG; the protein is encoded by the coding sequence ATGACGTGTTCCGAAGCAAAGCCCCAGTTTTCGTCATACATGGACCACTCCATCAGCGGCAAGCGGATGCATGAAATCTCCGAGCATCTGAATAGCTGCAGGGCCTGCCGTTCGGAGTTCACTCTGCTGTGCAATACGCAGAAATTGGTTTCAGGCCTCGGACGCAGGCAACCGCCGCGTGATCTTGCGTTGAAACTTCGCGTGATGATCTCGCAAGAACTCGCGCAAAGCCGGAAGAAGCCCTTCGAAGGTCTGCGCTTGCGGTTCGAAAATACCTTCAACGCTTTCATGGTGCCGGCCACTGCTGGAATGATCAGCGCCATCATCATCTTCGGTCTGCTGATCGGAGTGCTTTATCCTGCCCAGATCAGCCGGGCGAACAACGATGTTCCGACCCTGCTCTATACCCCGCCGGAACTGACGTTCTCGCCGTTCGGCCTGGAGATGAACGGAATCAATGCCGACTCGTTGGTCGTCGAAGCCTACGTTGACGCCAACGGCAGAGTTCAGGATTACCGGATATTGTCAGCTCCAGAGGACGCGAAAGATCTCGTTCCCGAGCTGAACAAAATGTTGATTTTTACTACCTTCCGCCCGGCAACAGCATTCGGCAAGCCCACAAACGGGCGCGCTGTCCTGTCGTTCGCGAAGGTGAACGTTAGAGGGTGA